From a single Glycine soja cultivar W05 chromosome 19, ASM419377v2, whole genome shotgun sequence genomic region:
- the LOC114399148 gene encoding omega-hydroxypalmitate O-feruloyl transferase-like codes for MEMANENGFQLSVKLSEPTLVPPAEETKKGLYFLSNLDQNIAVIVRTVYCFKTAERGNEKAGEVIKNALKKVLVYYYPLAGRLTISSEGKLIVDCTGEGALLVEAEANCSMEEIGDITKPDPGTLGKLVYDIPGAKHILQMPPLVAQVTKFKCGGFALGLCMNHCMFDGIGAMEFVNSWGEAARDLPLSIPPVIDRSILKARSPPKIEHLHQEFADIEDKSNTNSLYEDEMVYRSFCIEPERLKQLKMKAMEDGALEKCTTFEVLSAFVWIARTKALKMLPDQQTKLLFAVDGRAKFNPTLPKGYFGNGIVLTNSVCQAGELTEKPFSFGVRLIQDAIKMVTDSYMRSAIDYFEVTRARPSLACTLLITTWSRLSFHTTDFGWGEPALSGPVSLPEKEVILFLSHGQERRNINVLLGLPAPVMKIFQDLMQM; via the exons ATGGAAATGGCTAATGAAAACGGTTTCCAACTTAGTGTGAAGCTAAGTGAACCAACTCTAGTTCCTCCTGCTGAAGAAACAAAGAAGGGTTTGTATTTCCTATCTAACCTTGACCAGAACATTGCCGTGATTGTGAGAACCGTTTATTGCTTCAAAACTGCTGAGAGGGGGAATGAGAAGGCTGGGGAAGTGATCAAGAATGCATTGAAGAAGGTTCTTGTCTATTATTACCCTCTTGCCGGGAGGCTTACAATAAGCTCAGAGGGTAAACTCATTGTGGACTGCACAGGGGAGGGTGCCTTGCTTGTGGAGGCTGAAGCAAACTGTTCAATGGAAGAGATTGGTGACATCACAAAGCCAGACCCTGGGACTCTTGGTAAGCTTGTTTATGACATTCCTGGAGCAAAACACATTCTTCAGATGCCTCCTTTGGTTGCTCAG GTGACCAAGTTCAAATGTGGAGGCTTTGCTCTTGGGCTGTGCATGAACCACTGCATGTTTGATGGCATTGGTGCAATGGAATTTGTGAACTCTTGGGGAGAAGCAGCCAGAGACTTGCCACTCTCAATCCCCCCAGTGATAGACAGAAGCATACTCAAGGCAAGAAGCCCTCCAAAGATAGAGCACCTGCACCAAGAATTTGCTGACATTGAAGACAAGTCCAACACAAATAGCTTATATGAAGATGAGATGGTCTACAGGTCCTTCTGCATTGAACCTGAGAGGCTAAAGCAGCTGAAGATGAAAGCCATGGAAGATGGAGCACTTGAGAAATGCACAACATTTGAAGTCCTCTCAGCATTTGTGTGGATAGCAAGAACCAAGGCACTGAAGATGCTGCCTGACCAACAAACAAAGCTTCTTTTTGCTGTAGATGGGAGGGCCAAGTTCAACCCCACTCTCCCAAAAGGGTACTTTGGGAATGGAATTGTGCTAACAAATTCTGTGTGCCAAGCTGGTGAGCTAACAGAAAAGCCCTTCTCATTTGGAGTGAGGCTCATTCAAGATGCAATCAAGATGGTCACAGACAGTTACATGAGATCAGCTATTGATTACTTTGAGGTGACAAGAGCAAGGCCTTCTCTTGCTTGCACCCTTCTCATCACAACTTGGTCTAGGCTTTCCTTTCACACCACTGATTTTGGATGGGGTGAACCTGCTCTGTCAGGGCCAGTGTCACTGCCAGAGAAGGAAGTGATTCTGTTTCTCTCTCATGGCCAAGAGAGGAGAAACATCAATGTGCTTCTTGGTTTGCCTGCTCCTGTCATGAAGATTTTCCAAGATTTGATGCAGATGTAA